A stretch of Pseudomonas sp. CCC3.1 DNA encodes these proteins:
- the oscA gene encoding sulfur starvation response protein OscA yields MSASLRSVDGQDEATILREIQSALRDLRFGAVEITVHNAQVVQIERKEKFRLQNPSQKNN; encoded by the coding sequence ATGAGCGCATCTCTGCGTAGCGTTGACGGTCAGGACGAAGCCACCATTCTGCGGGAAATCCAGAGCGCGCTACGAGACCTGCGCTTTGGTGCCGTGGAAATCACTGTGCACAACGCACAAGTGGTTCAGATCGAACGTAAAGAAAAATTCCGTCTGCAGAACCCAAGCCAAAAAAATAACTGA
- a CDS encoding TIGR02647 family protein → MSFTPELVAELEILALFSLDSTQEGLKIHQNADLKAIAAAKRLYEKDLITQVDGGYLTPLGRDAVEYTHRLLTILTSQSLTSVKLAELA, encoded by the coding sequence ATGTCGTTTACCCCTGAGTTGGTTGCCGAACTGGAAATCCTTGCACTGTTTAGTTTGGACAGTACCCAAGAGGGTCTGAAGATCCATCAAAATGCTGATCTCAAAGCAATTGCGGCTGCAAAGCGTCTGTACGAAAAAGATCTAATCACCCAAGTAGATGGTGGCTACCTCACACCCTTGGGGCGTGATGCGGTTGAATATACTCACCGTCTGTTAACGATTTTGACTTCGCAGTCCTTAACCTCCGTAAAACTGGCAGAACTTGCCTGA
- the rnk gene encoding nucleoside diphosphate kinase regulator — MNHSPEITLTRLDVQRLEKLIGNLDDTLPGVVALQAELDRAENIVGHDEVPAGVVTMNSRVHCREESSGKDYHLTLVYPKDANADEGKISILAPVGSALLGLQAGQHIDWPAPGGKTLKLKLLEVEYQPEAAGDFDL; from the coding sequence ATGAATCATTCACCCGAGATCACCCTCACACGTCTGGACGTACAACGTCTGGAGAAGTTGATCGGCAACCTCGACGACACATTACCCGGTGTTGTTGCGCTGCAAGCCGAACTGGATCGAGCCGAAAATATTGTCGGCCATGACGAAGTGCCGGCGGGCGTTGTGACCATGAACTCGCGTGTGCACTGCCGCGAAGAAAGCAGCGGCAAGGACTATCACCTGACCTTGGTTTACCCCAAAGACGCCAACGCTGACGAAGGCAAGATTTCGATTCTGGCGCCTGTGGGCAGCGCACTGCTGGGCCTGCAAGCCGGGCAACACATCGACTGGCCAGCGCCGGGTGGCAAAACCCTCAAGCTCAAACTGCTCGAAGTTGAATACCAGCCAGAAGCAGCAGGCGACTTCGACCTTTAA
- a CDS encoding DUF1289 domain-containing protein: MTAPAKPVKPLYSNVSPAVPSPCISTCRLDEHKVCLGCFRHVEDIREWRSADDPRRRVICEQARQRKG; the protein is encoded by the coding sequence GTGACCGCCCCTGCTAAACCCGTAAAACCGCTTTACAGCAACGTCAGCCCGGCAGTGCCTTCCCCTTGCATCAGCACCTGCCGGCTGGATGAACACAAGGTCTGCCTGGGCTGTTTTCGCCACGTCGAAGATATTCGCGAGTGGCGCTCGGCAGATGACCCGCGGCGCCGGGTGATTTGCGAACAGGCCCGGCAACGCAAAGGTTGA
- the cyaY gene encoding iron donor protein CyaY produces the protein MSLTEARFHDLVDATQENLEDVFDDSDLDVDVENAAGILTVKFENGKALIFSRQAPLFQLWLAAPNGGFHFDYDEADSVWKCDKTEELLSEMVDRLTKELTGAELEFDEI, from the coding sequence ATGAGTTTGACTGAAGCCCGTTTTCACGATCTGGTCGATGCAACCCAGGAAAACCTGGAAGACGTTTTCGACGACAGTGATCTGGATGTTGATGTAGAGAACGCAGCCGGGATCCTGACGGTCAAGTTCGAGAATGGCAAAGCGCTGATTTTCAGCCGTCAGGCACCGCTGTTTCAGCTTTGGCTGGCAGCGCCCAATGGCGGTTTTCACTTCGACTACGACGAAGCAGACAGTGTATGGAAATGCGACAAAACTGAAGAGCTGCTCAGCGAGATGGTGGACCGTCTGACAAAGGAACTCACTGGCGCCGAGCTGGAATTTGACGAGATCTAA
- the lptM gene encoding LPS translocon maturation chaperone LptM, which produces MKRLISSIAALVAVACLVSACGQKGPLYLPDDSQNPDDQAKSSQSKAHKHQ; this is translated from the coding sequence ATGAAGCGCCTGATCTCTTCTATTGCTGCGCTCGTCGCGGTTGCTTGCCTTGTTTCTGCCTGTGGTCAAAAAGGACCGCTGTATCTGCCCGATGACAGCCAAAATCCTGATGACCAAGCTAAGTCTTCGCAATCTAAAGCGCACAAGCACCAATAA
- the lysA gene encoding diaminopimelate decarboxylase, protein MDAFNYRDGELFAEGVALTAIAERFGTPTYVYSRAHIEAQYNAYADALNGTPHLVCFAVKANSNLGVLNVLARLGAGFDIVSRGELERVLAAGGSADKIVFSGVGKTRDDMRRALEVGVHCFNVESTEELERLQVVAAEMGVRAPISLRVNPDVDAGTHPYISTGLKENKFGIAIADAEDVYIRAAQLPNLDVVGVDCHIGSQLTTLEPFIDALDRLLALVDRLGDCGIYLRHIDLGGGLGVRYRDEEPPLAADYIKAVRARIEGRDLALVFEPGRFIVANAGVLLTQIEYLKHTEHKDFAIVDAAMNDLIRPALYQAWMDVTAVRPRDTEARAYDIVGPICETGDFLAKDRQLALAEGDLLAVHSAGAYGFVMSSNYNTRGRAAEILVDGDQAFEVRRRETVAQLFAGESLLPE, encoded by the coding sequence ATGGACGCTTTTAATTACCGGGACGGCGAACTGTTCGCCGAAGGTGTTGCGCTGACGGCCATCGCCGAGCGCTTTGGCACGCCGACGTACGTGTATTCCCGGGCGCACATCGAGGCGCAATACAACGCTTACGCCGACGCCCTGAACGGCACGCCGCATCTGGTGTGTTTCGCGGTAAAGGCTAACTCCAACCTGGGTGTACTCAATGTCCTGGCGCGTTTGGGCGCTGGTTTTGACATTGTGTCGCGTGGCGAACTGGAGCGTGTGCTGGCCGCTGGCGGCTCGGCAGACAAGATCGTTTTTTCGGGCGTCGGCAAGACTCGCGACGATATGCGTCGTGCGCTGGAAGTGGGCGTTCACTGCTTCAACGTCGAGTCCACCGAAGAGCTTGAGCGTCTGCAAGTCGTTGCCGCTGAGATGGGCGTTCGTGCGCCGATCTCGCTGCGGGTCAACCCGGACGTGGATGCGGGCACTCACCCGTACATCTCCACCGGCCTTAAAGAAAACAAATTCGGTATCGCCATCGCTGACGCCGAGGATGTGTACATCCGCGCTGCGCAGTTGCCGAACCTTGATGTGGTCGGCGTCGATTGCCACATCGGCTCGCAACTGACCACCCTCGAACCGTTTATCGATGCGCTCGACCGCCTGCTGGCGCTGGTCGACCGTCTGGGCGATTGCGGCATTTACCTGCGTCACATCGACCTCGGTGGTGGCTTGGGCGTGCGTTATCGCGATGAAGAGCCGCCATTGGCCGCTGATTACATCAAGGCGGTGCGTGCGCGCATCGAGGGCCGTGATCTGGCGCTGGTGTTTGAGCCGGGCCGTTTTATCGTGGCCAACGCGGGCGTGCTGCTGACCCAGATCGAGTACCTCAAGCACACCGAACACAAAGACTTCGCCATCGTCGATGCGGCCATGAACGACCTGATTCGTCCGGCGTTGTACCAAGCCTGGATGGACGTGACCGCGGTGCGCCCGCGTGACACCGAAGCCCGTGCGTACGACATCGTGGGCCCGATCTGCGAGACCGGCGACTTCCTGGCCAAAGACCGCCAGTTGGCGCTGGCTGAAGGTGATTTGCTGGCCGTGCATTCGGCCGGTGCCTACGGCTTTGTGATGAGTTCGAACTACAACACCCGTGGCCGCGCCGCCGAAATTCTGGTGGATGGCGACCAGGCGTTTGAAGTGCGTCGCCGCGAGACCGTTGCGCAGTTGTTTGCTGGCGAAAGCCTGCTGCCGGAGTGA
- the dapF gene encoding diaminopimelate epimerase, protein MLLRFTKMHGLGNDFMVLDLVSQHAHILPKHAKQWGDRHTGVGFDQLLIVEAPSSPEVDFRYRIFNSDGSEVEQCGNGARCFARFVLDKRLTTKRQIKVETKSGIIELNVRSDGQISVDMGPPRLIPQEIPFVADAQALSYTLAVDGQEVELAAVSMGNPHAVLRVDDINAAPVHELGPKIEHHPRFPARVNVGFLHVIDRQRGQLRVWERGAGETQACGTGACAAAVAAISQGWMDSPLILDLPGGRLSIEWAGPGHSVIMTGPAMRVYEGQVRL, encoded by the coding sequence ATGTTGCTGCGTTTTACTAAAATGCACGGCCTGGGCAACGACTTCATGGTTCTCGACCTGGTCAGCCAGCATGCGCATATTTTGCCCAAGCACGCCAAGCAATGGGGTGATCGGCACACGGGCGTCGGCTTTGATCAATTATTGATCGTTGAAGCCCCGAGCAGCCCGGAGGTGGATTTTCGTTACCGGATTTTCAACTCCGACGGTTCCGAAGTGGAGCAGTGCGGCAACGGTGCGCGCTGCTTTGCGCGCTTTGTGCTCGACAAGCGTTTGACCACCAAGCGCCAGATCAAGGTCGAAACCAAAAGCGGCATCATTGAACTAAACGTGCGCAGCGACGGGCAAATCAGCGTTGATATGGGGCCGCCGCGCCTGATCCCGCAAGAGATACCGTTTGTGGCCGACGCGCAGGCCTTGAGCTATACGCTTGCGGTCGACGGCCAAGAGGTTGAGCTGGCGGCGGTGTCGATGGGCAACCCGCATGCGGTGCTGCGCGTCGATGACATCAATGCTGCGCCAGTGCATGAACTGGGGCCAAAAATTGAGCATCACCCGCGCTTTCCAGCGCGGGTCAATGTGGGTTTTCTGCACGTGATTGATCGTCAACGCGGGCAACTGCGGGTGTGGGAGCGTGGTGCCGGGGAAACCCAGGCCTGCGGTACCGGCGCTTGTGCTGCTGCGGTGGCGGCGATCAGCCAAGGCTGGATGGATTCACCGTTGATCCTCGATTTGCCCGGTGGCCGTTTGTCCATCGAATGGGCAGGCCCAGGTCATTCTGTGATCATGACCGGCCCGGCGATGCGTGTTTACGAAGGACAAGTCCGTTTATGA
- a CDS encoding DUF484 family protein, translating to MTDQPQPSDLEQPADSLEAATVAAYLEAHPDFFSQRDDLLLALRIPHQRGDTISLVERQLELLRGRNIEMRHRLSQLMDVARDNDRLFEKTRRLNLALMDATSLEEMVIAVEDSLRQDFQVPFVSLVLFGDNPMPVGRWVSSADAQRALGGLLAEGKAVSGSLREHELDFLFGEEQRKQIGSTAVVALNHLGLHGVLAVASRDPQHYKSSVGTLFLGYIAEVLGRVLPRFTNALRSVR from the coding sequence ATGACCGACCAGCCACAGCCTTCCGATCTTGAACAGCCTGCTGATTCTTTGGAGGCCGCGACTGTTGCGGCGTATCTGGAGGCTCATCCGGACTTCTTCAGTCAGCGCGACGATTTGCTGTTGGCGTTGCGTATTCCGCACCAGCGAGGCGATACCATTTCGCTGGTCGAGCGCCAGTTAGAGCTGTTGCGTGGTCGCAACATCGAGATGCGTCATCGCTTGTCACAACTGATGGACGTGGCCCGCGACAACGACCGACTGTTCGAAAAAACCCGCCGTCTCAACCTTGCCCTGATGGACGCCACCAGTCTTGAAGAAATGGTGATCGCGGTCGAAGACAGCTTGCGCCAGGACTTCCAGGTGCCTTTTGTCAGCCTGGTGCTGTTTGGCGATAACCCGATGCCGGTCGGACGTTGGGTCAGCAGCGCCGACGCGCAGCGTGCCTTGGGCGGGTTGCTGGCCGAAGGCAAAGCGGTCAGCGGCAGCCTGCGTGAACATGAGCTGGACTTCCTGTTCGGCGAAGAACAACGCAAACAGATTGGTTCGACCGCCGTCGTGGCGCTCAATCATCTGGGCCTGCACGGCGTGTTGGCGGTGGCCAGCCGCGACCCTCAGCATTACAAAAGCTCGGTCGGGACGCTGTTTCTGGGGTATATCGCCGAAGTCCTGGGCCGAGTCCTGCCGCGTTTCACTAACGCCCTGCGCTCGGTGCGCTAG
- the xerC gene encoding tyrosine recombinase XerC, whose amino-acid sequence MERQLDAYCTHLRSERQVSPHTLQAYRRDLNKVLAFCAKETIPNWSALDIQRLRQLVSRLHQQGQSSRSIARLLSAVRGLYHYLNREGVCDHDPANGLAPPKGERRLPKTLDTDRALQLLEGAVEDDFLALRDQAILELFYSSGLRLSELTGLNLDQLDLADGLVEVLGKGSKTRVLPVGKKAREALLAWLPLRGLANPQDDAVFVSQRGSRLGPRAIQLRVKAAGERELGQNLHPHMLRHSFASHLLESSQDLRAVQELLGHADIKTTQIYTHLDFQHLASVYDSAHPRAKRSKGSE is encoded by the coding sequence GTGGAACGACAACTGGACGCTTACTGCACTCACCTGCGCAGCGAGCGTCAAGTGTCACCCCACACGCTGCAAGCCTATCGCCGCGACCTGAACAAGGTGCTGGCGTTCTGTGCCAAAGAAACTATCCCCAACTGGTCAGCGCTGGATATTCAGCGCTTGCGCCAACTGGTGTCGCGTCTGCATCAGCAAGGCCAGTCTTCACGCAGCATTGCGCGGCTGCTGTCGGCGGTGCGCGGGCTCTATCACTACCTCAATCGCGAAGGTGTGTGCGATCACGATCCGGCCAACGGCCTGGCACCGCCCAAGGGCGAGCGTCGTCTGCCGAAAACCCTCGACACCGATCGTGCCCTGCAACTGCTCGAAGGCGCGGTCGAAGACGATTTTCTGGCCCTGCGCGACCAGGCCATTCTGGAGCTGTTCTATTCGTCAGGGTTGCGATTGTCGGAGCTGACCGGGCTTAATCTGGACCAGTTGGACCTGGCCGACGGCTTGGTTGAAGTGCTCGGTAAAGGCAGCAAAACCCGCGTGCTGCCCGTCGGCAAAAAGGCCCGTGAGGCGTTGCTGGCGTGGCTGCCTTTGCGCGGCTTGGCCAACCCGCAAGACGACGCGGTGTTCGTCAGCCAGCGCGGCAGCCGTCTCGGGCCGCGGGCTATTCAGTTACGGGTCAAGGCGGCGGGTGAGCGCGAGCTGGGGCAAAACCTGCACCCGCACATGCTGCGCCATTCATTTGCCAGCCATTTGCTGGAGTCGTCTCAGGATTTACGTGCGGTGCAAGAGTTGCTGGGGCATGCGGACATTAAAACCACGCAAATCTATACCCATCTGGATTTCCAGCACCTGGCATCGGTTTACGACAGCGCCCACCCACGGGCCAAACGCAGTAAGGGCAGTGAATGA
- a CDS encoding HAD-IA family hydrolase, with the protein MTIKLITFDLDDTLWDTAPVIASAETVLQTWLATHAPKLGALDLAGYQALRERVLNGEPQLKHRISALRRRVLFHALNDAGYANAAQMSDDAFEVFIEARHALQVFPRVESTLAQLAHYYDLGVITNGNADVRRVGLGHHFKFMLCAEDIGIAKPDARLFHEALLRGGVAAESTVHVGDHPSDDIAGAQQAGLRAIWFNPGGKRWDGGKAPDAEIGCLSELPMVLKHLG; encoded by the coding sequence ATGACCATTAAGCTGATTACCTTCGACCTCGACGACACCCTGTGGGACACCGCGCCGGTGATTGCCAGTGCCGAAACCGTGCTGCAGACCTGGCTGGCCACGCATGCACCAAAATTGGGCGCGTTGGACCTTGCGGGGTATCAGGCGTTGCGCGAGCGGGTTCTGAACGGTGAGCCACAGCTCAAGCACCGGATCAGCGCCTTACGTCGGCGGGTGTTGTTTCACGCGTTAAATGACGCGGGTTATGCGAACGCTGCCCAGATGTCGGACGACGCCTTTGAAGTCTTTATCGAGGCCCGTCATGCGCTGCAAGTATTCCCGCGGGTAGAGTCGACGTTGGCGCAACTGGCCCATTACTACGACTTGGGCGTGATCACTAATGGCAACGCGGACGTGCGACGGGTCGGGTTGGGGCATCACTTCAAATTTATGTTGTGCGCTGAAGACATTGGCATCGCCAAGCCGGATGCGCGGCTGTTCCATGAAGCCCTGTTACGCGGTGGCGTGGCGGCGGAGTCGACGGTGCACGTGGGCGACCACCCAAGTGATGACATCGCCGGAGCCCAGCAAGCGGGCTTGCGCGCGATCTGGTTCAACCCGGGCGGCAAACGCTGGGACGGTGGCAAAGCCCCGGACGCCGAAATCGGCTGCTTGAGCGAACTGCCAATGGTGTTGAAACACCTGGGCTGA